A region from the Ptychodera flava strain L36383 chromosome 10, AS_Pfla_20210202, whole genome shotgun sequence genome encodes:
- the LOC139141393 gene encoding kin of IRRE-like protein 3 — MGGKVSANLPLFILGILYSSVQANPTFVSEPTDYTQIFSHGSSHSLTVTFRCTVQKLQTGQSVAWYKNGLPISNNGTVYSNYVDTSRYTVDMSTSVQQSFASFHLKIETSATSADTDSGNYQCVVITVPNVESRTARLDVYVTPQSGYLRCAIGADPNDDVFNVLAGTPISLQCRSDPTGVPAMTTHWSREGYPGETFGMNTGTDTRDGSLTLSFFWTPTNQQNNAVFICTGFHPVYTINVTCQLGPFNVQYKPIVQISPSSYKITMETQVVTFTCIADANPPVTRYIWGNTAGKKFSQQSDNVIIGSDRTWIQMINFESQDNGVYYVTCYAENNIGRSVTVIATLNIIIQPNTGTIATTYTPTEREIFSDLRTLPQVSWNPILTEDATDIHSVSKTMSPDKMASCCPCRNNTSTTVAVLSATVAILSLVIIFGITVFAYCFIEVRRKGQIPFTKYSVHKVCNTDHSRQADQSFRNTNMLNVQTPDTTSMTPICQDPTKSVLYDEISRDEHGTEHYQSLNPTPKDVYTSLNDVKVVEKGE; from the coding sequence ATGGGTGGTAAAGTTTCTGCGAATCTACCACTTTTCATTTTGGGAATCCTGTATTCTAGTGTTCAAGCGAACCCTACCTTTGTGTCGGAGCCAACTGATTACACACAGATATTCTCTCACGGAAGCAGTCACTCGTTAACCGTCACTTTCCGTTGTACTGTTCAAAAGTTACAGACAGGTCAGAGTGTTGCATGGTACAAGAACGGTCTACCAATCAGCAACAATGGTACCGTGTACTCAAACTACGTTGACACCAGTCGGTATACAGTAGACATGTCAACTTCTGTTCAGCAATCGTTTGCATCATTCCACTTAAAAATTGAGACTTCTGCGACCAGTGCTGACACCGATTCTGGTAACTACCAGTGTGTGGTAATAACAGTCCCTAACGTCGAATCCCGTACAGCTCGTCTCGATGTCTATGTAACCCCACAGTCTGGATATTTACGATGTGCGATTGGTGCTGATCCAAACGACGACGTCTTTAACGTACTTGCGGGAACACCGATTTCATTGCAGTGTCGATCCGATCCAACAGGTGTTCCTGCCATGACAACACACTGGAGTAGAGAAGGATATCCAGGTGAAACATTCGGCATGAACACGGGCACTGACACAAGGGATGGATCACTTACACTCTCATTCTTCTGGACACCAACAAATCAACAAAACAATGCGGTATTTATCTGTACGGGATTTCACCCTGTCTATACGATAAACGTAACATGTCAGTTAGGTCCATTCAACGTACAATATAAACCAATCGTCCAGATTTCACCATCATCATACAAAATAACCATGGAAACCCAGGTAGTAACTTTTACGTGTATCGCTGATGCAAATCCTCCAGTGACACGCTATATATGGGGAAATACAGCAGGGAAGAAGTTTAGTCAGCAGAGTGACAACGTCATCATTGGTTCTGACAGAACATGGATACAGATGATAAACTTTGAGAGTCAGGATAATGGTGTGTATTACGTCACTTGttatgctgagaataacatcggAAGGTCGGTGACTGTTATAGCTACACTAAACATCATTATCCAACCAAATACCGGTACAATTGCTACAACATATACACCGACTGAACGTGAGATTTTTAGCGACCTACGAACACTTCCCCAGGTATCCTGGAATCCCATATTAACCGAAGATGCAACGGACATACACTCAGTCAGCAAAACCATGTCACCGGACAAAATGGCATCATGTTGTCCTTGTAGAAACAATACAAGTACAACGGTTGCTGTTCTGAGTGCGACGGTTGCAATATTAAGTTTGGTTATAATCTTTGGTATCACTGTTTTTGCCTATTGTTTTATCGAAGTTCGCAGGAAAGGTCAAATTCCATTTACCAAGTATTCAGTGCATAAGGTGTGTAACACGGATCATAGCAGACAAGCAGACCAATCTTTCCGAAACACTAACATGCTAAATGTTCAAACGCCGGACACTACATCCATGACCCCAATCTGCCAGGACCCCACGAAGTCTGTCCTGTATGACGAAATAAGTCGTGACGAACATGGTACAGAACATTACCAAAGTTTGAATCCAACACCAAAAGATGTGTATACGTCACTGAACGACGTAAAAGTTGTAGAGAAAGGAGAGTGA
- the LOC139142966 gene encoding proto-oncogene serine/threonine-protein kinase mos-like, with product MGISKLKEMHQTLQGGTQLGVPGTPAYMAPECLLEKQAATPASDVWSLGVTLIELFTEQDAWNLDDDGDSAGEEELVSPLQPLYAIMKRREKPESLKLMSASCNNAVVTSNVSICLDYEPLQRPSAYSLIKCFPRTV from the coding sequence ATGGGTATCAGTAAGCTGAAAGAGATGCATCAGACTCTTCAAGGTGGAACTCAACTTGGTGTTCCAGGAACACCTGCCTACATGGCACCTGAGTGCCTGCTTGAAAAACAAGCTGCCACACCAGCATCCGATGTCTGGTCacttggtgttacactgatagAGCTTTTTACTGAGCAAGATGCCTGGAAtcttgatgatgatggtgatagtGCTGGTGAAGAGGAACTAGTATCTCCTCTCCAACCCCTGTATGCTATAATGAAACGAAGAGAGAAACCAGAGTCTTTGAAGCTGATGTCAGCATCCTGCAACAATGCTGTAGTGACTTCCAACGTAAGCATTTGTTTGGATTATGAACCCTTGCAAAGACCAAGTGCATATTCACTTATCAAGTGTTTCCCACGCACAGTGTAA